Proteins encoded within one genomic window of Fibrobacter sp. UWB16:
- a CDS encoding pseudouridine synthase, producing the protein MRINKYISLSGFASRRAADELVADGRVQVNGETISDLGHQVDETKDQVTVDGKLLKLPTNKKTKVIMLHKPAGCVCTKDDPQGRRTVYDYLPPGYHNFKYVGRLDLQSRGLLLFTDDGELLYRLTHPSFEVPRSYYVWTTRPLSESAAQRLVDGVDIRDPEDPDAREEIAFATDVYLENGFAELVLIEGKNREIRRMMRAIGYEIRDLKRVSYCQIQLGDLPAGEFRELTPNELNKLRQAVHL; encoded by the coding sequence ATGCGTATAAACAAGTACATTTCTCTCAGTGGTTTTGCTAGCCGCCGTGCCGCAGACGAACTCGTCGCTGACGGTCGCGTACAGGTGAACGGAGAAACGATCTCTGACCTCGGCCATCAAGTGGACGAAACCAAGGACCAGGTGACGGTTGACGGAAAGTTGCTGAAGCTCCCGACAAACAAGAAAACAAAAGTCATCATGCTCCACAAGCCGGCTGGTTGCGTTTGCACCAAGGACGACCCGCAGGGCCGCCGCACGGTTTACGATTACTTGCCGCCGGGATACCATAATTTCAAGTACGTCGGACGACTCGACTTGCAGAGCCGTGGTCTTTTGCTTTTCACCGACGACGGCGAATTGCTTTACCGCCTCACGCACCCGAGTTTTGAAGTGCCGCGCAGCTACTACGTGTGGACCACTCGCCCGCTCAGCGAATCTGCCGCCCAGCGCTTGGTCGATGGCGTAGACATCCGCGACCCGGAAGATCCGGACGCACGGGAAGAAATCGCTTTCGCCACAGACGTCTACCTCGAAAACGGATTTGCAGAACTTGTGCTTATCGAAGGCAAGAACCGTGAAATCCGCCGCATGATGCGAGCCATCGGTTACGAAATCCGCGACCTCAAGCGCGTAAGCTACTGCCAAATTCAGCTCGGCGACTTGCCCGCAGGCGAATTCCGCGAACTCACGCCCAACGAGCTCAACAAGTTAAGACAAGCTGTACACTTGTAG
- a CDS encoding carbon starvation protein A codes for MITFLIGVAILILGYFTYGKFVERVFGPDDRKTPALANPDGVDRVPMPHWKNVLIQLLNIAGIGPVIGVILGIKFGAIVFILLPLGNVLGGAVHDYFSGMISMRNNGYNVPALSRKFLGKGPAKLVMTLISVALILVGAVFTTTPAALVNTPILVGSHVSPTLFWIAVVCIFAYYFISTFFPIDKIIGRIYPIFGALLILASLAIFVGIIPNLNVLDEFCFNDIMSNFHKHPAGQPIIPMLFVTIACGIISGFHSTQSPLVARTEVTEKTGRQTFYGMMIIEGLIGMIWAAGGMFIYHQMPELLTGASGVKVLSVLVSTVIPWAPISILVVVGVIILAITSGDTSLRSLRLTVAELTGLEQTSVKNRLLLTVPMFALCAVIIFWSNMNPEGFNILWNYFSWSNQLMAVCSLCVATVYLRSKKKNFWIALIPCMFMTFITADYILWVSPENLKGAPLGFGLDYKTALVIALHDAAILGFFLCVRGKSLSQMEGYNADRWNSDLDENKIPKAQ; via the coding sequence ATGATAACATTCCTAATTGGTGTTGCAATCCTCATCCTTGGATATTTCACCTACGGCAAGTTCGTTGAACGCGTGTTCGGACCGGATGACCGCAAGACTCCGGCACTCGCAAACCCGGATGGCGTTGACCGCGTCCCGATGCCGCACTGGAAAAACGTTCTCATTCAGCTTTTGAACATTGCAGGCATTGGTCCTGTGATTGGCGTGATTCTCGGCATCAAGTTTGGCGCCATCGTGTTCATTTTGCTCCCGCTCGGAAACGTTCTCGGCGGTGCAGTGCACGACTACTTCAGCGGCATGATCAGCATGCGCAACAACGGTTACAACGTCCCGGCGCTCTCCCGCAAGTTCTTGGGCAAGGGACCGGCAAAACTTGTAATGACGCTCATTTCCGTGGCGCTCATTCTCGTTGGCGCCGTGTTTACCACAACTCCGGCCGCTCTCGTGAACACCCCGATTCTCGTCGGCAGCCACGTCTCGCCGACACTTTTCTGGATTGCCGTTGTCTGCATTTTTGCCTACTACTTCATTAGCACCTTCTTCCCGATTGACAAGATTATCGGCCGCATCTACCCGATTTTCGGCGCCCTCCTGATTCTCGCCTCCCTCGCTATTTTCGTGGGCATCATCCCGAACTTGAACGTCCTCGATGAATTCTGCTTCAACGATATCATGAGCAACTTCCACAAGCATCCGGCAGGCCAGCCGATCATCCCGATGCTCTTCGTGACGATTGCTTGCGGCATCATCAGCGGTTTCCACAGCACGCAAAGCCCGCTCGTTGCCCGTACGGAAGTGACCGAAAAGACCGGTCGCCAGACGTTCTACGGCATGATGATTATTGAAGGTTTGATTGGTATGATCTGGGCTGCAGGTGGCATGTTCATTTACCACCAGATGCCGGAACTTTTGACAGGCGCTTCGGGCGTGAAGGTCTTGAGCGTTCTCGTTTCGACCGTGATTCCTTGGGCTCCGATTTCGATCCTCGTGGTCGTGGGCGTGATTATCCTTGCTATCACGAGCGGCGATACCAGCCTCCGCAGCCTCCGCCTTACCGTTGCAGAACTGACCGGACTTGAACAGACTTCTGTCAAGAACCGCCTCCTCCTTACAGTTCCAATGTTTGCCCTTTGCGCCGTGATTATTTTCTGGAGCAATATGAACCCTGAAGGTTTCAACATTTTGTGGAACTACTTCAGCTGGAGCAACCAGCTCATGGCCGTTTGCAGCCTCTGCGTGGCAACCGTTTATCTCCGCAGCAAAAAGAAGAACTTCTGGATTGCGCTTATCCCGTGCATGTTCATGACGTTCATTACAGCTGATTACATTCTCTGGGTGAGCCCGGAAAACCTCAAGGGCGCTCCGCTTGGCTTTGGTCTCGACTACAAGACAGCTCTCGTGATTGCACTCCACGACGCCGCTATTCTCGGATTCTTCCTCTGTGTTCGTGGCAAGTCGCTCTCCCAGATGGAAGGCTATAATGCCGACCGCTGGAACTCCGATCTTGACGAAAACAAGATTCCGAAAGCTCAGTAA
- a CDS encoding histidine triad nucleotide-binding protein, translating into MSENCLFCKIIKGEIPSKKIYEDDDVFAFYDIAPQAPVHFLVVPKRHIATIMDMKPEDCELVGKMLYRAQLIAKDLGLEEGGARFVFNCKADAGQTVFHIHLHVVGGQEMGWPPFPAK; encoded by the coding sequence ATGAGTGAAAATTGCCTTTTCTGTAAAATCATCAAGGGTGAAATCCCTTCCAAGAAAATCTACGAAGACGACGATGTGTTCGCCTTCTACGACATCGCCCCGCAGGCACCGGTACACTTTTTGGTCGTGCCGAAGCGCCACATCGCAACCATCATGGACATGAAGCCGGAAGATTGCGAACTCGTGGGCAAAATGCTTTACCGCGCACAGCTCATCGCGAAAGACCTCGGCCTCGAAGAAGGCGGCGCACGCTTTGTGTTCAACTGCAAGGCTGATGCCGGTCAGACGGTGTTTCACATCCACCTGCACGTCGTTGGCGGACAGGAAATGGGCTGGCCTCCGTTCCCGGCGAAGTAG
- a CDS encoding histone H1 yields MATKTVAKKPAAAKKPAAAKKPAAAKKPAAAKKPAAAKKPAAAKKPAAAKKPAAAKKPAAAKKPAAAKKPAAAKKPAAAKKPAAAKKPAAAKKPAAAKKPAAAKKPAAAKKPTAAKKPAAKK; encoded by the coding sequence ATGGCTACAAAAACTGTTGCAAAGAAACCCGCCGCTGCAAAGAAGCCCGCTGCTGCTAAGAAGCCGGCCGCCGCTAAGAAGCCCGCTGCCGCTAAGAAGCCGGCCGCCGCTAAGAAGCCTGCTGCTGCTAAGAAGCCGGCTGCCGCTAAGAAGCCCGCTGCCGCTAAGAAGCCGGCCGCTGCTAAGAAGCCCGCTGCCGCCAAGAAGCCGGCCGCTGCTAAGAAGCCGGCCGCTGCTAAGAAGCCCGCTGCCGCTAAGAAGCCCGCTGCCGCTAAGAAGCCCGCTGCTGCTAAGAAGCCGGCCGCTGCCAAGAAGCCCGCCGCTGCTAAGAAGCCGACTGCCGCTAAGAAGCCGGCCGCCAAGAAGTAA
- the panB gene encoding 3-methyl-2-oxobutanoate hydroxymethyltransferase codes for MLTPEDIKAKKSKNEMISMITAYDFAFAKMAEAAGIDQILVGDSLANTMLGYKSTREVGMTEMLIFAAAVCRGAPNTHVIGDMPYMSDKDPQTAYDNARRFLDVGCSSIKLEGTPEGVIEFLRSKDIPVCAHLGLLPQTAENFKQKGKTEEEARAIEEAAKFVDGLGCFEMVLEHIPEELGAKITKEVSAPTIGIGGGKFTDGHVLVMHDALGMHPNKIPPFATKFVDMYSVGVQGVKKYIESVKARA; via the coding sequence ATGTTAACTCCAGAAGATATCAAGGCGAAAAAATCCAAGAACGAAATGATTTCCATGATCACCGCTTACGACTTCGCCTTCGCAAAAATGGCAGAAGCCGCCGGAATTGACCAGATTCTCGTGGGCGACAGCCTCGCAAACACCATGCTCGGTTACAAGAGCACACGTGAAGTCGGCATGACCGAAATGCTCATCTTTGCTGCAGCCGTTTGCCGTGGCGCCCCGAACACGCATGTCATTGGCGACATGCCCTACATGAGCGACAAGGATCCGCAAACCGCTTACGATAACGCCCGTCGCTTTTTGGATGTAGGTTGCTCTAGCATCAAGCTCGAAGGCACTCCCGAAGGCGTCATTGAATTTTTGCGCAGCAAGGACATTCCCGTTTGCGCCCACCTCGGACTTTTACCGCAGACCGCCGAAAACTTCAAGCAGAAAGGCAAAACCGAAGAAGAAGCACGCGCCATTGAAGAGGCGGCAAAGTTCGTCGACGGTCTCGGATGCTTCGAAATGGTTCTCGAGCATATTCCCGAAGAACTTGGTGCAAAAATCACAAAAGAAGTCTCCGCACCGACAATCGGCATTGGCGGAGGCAAGTTCACAGACGGTCATGTTCTCGTGATGCACGATGCTCTCGGCATGCATCCGAACAAGATTCCGCCGTTCGCCACAAAGTTCGTAGACATGTATTCCGTTGGTGTTCAAGGAGTTAAGAAATACATTGAAAGCGTCAAGGCAAGAGCTTAA
- a CDS encoding metallophosphoesterase — protein sequence MKRTLYIGDVHGCADELSAVIDQFGFVRGSDTIYQTGDIINKGPDMMRAMRIVEELGILTVRGNHEEHLIRMMETPKSNWTEKQKKRFKALSLDEWVYIRDTVKNWPLWRDTPHALLVHAGLEPGKTRLEDMSPEVLLSIRYWNDKPWFEQIKWNKLVIFGHWAKMGFVNIPGFIGLDSGCVYGKALTAWCPEEDKFYSVPALREYTPVKDKAKESEAAPCKVLGDNSPDSVPPKTFDEIKERIASGDIACKEETPEESNIRKASPSISAEWAGY from the coding sequence ATGAAACGAACTTTATATATCGGTGATGTTCATGGTTGCGCAGACGAACTCTCTGCGGTTATCGACCAATTCGGCTTTGTACGTGGTAGCGATACCATTTACCAGACCGGCGATATCATCAACAAAGGTCCCGACATGATGCGCGCCATGCGCATTGTCGAGGAACTTGGCATTCTGACCGTCCGCGGGAATCACGAAGAACATCTCATCCGCATGATGGAAACGCCCAAGAGCAACTGGACCGAAAAGCAGAAGAAGCGCTTCAAGGCGCTCTCGCTCGACGAATGGGTTTACATCCGCGATACCGTGAAGAACTGGCCGCTCTGGCGCGACACACCGCACGCCCTCCTCGTGCACGCAGGCCTTGAACCAGGCAAGACGCGTCTCGAAGACATGAGCCCCGAAGTGCTCCTTTCCATCCGCTACTGGAATGACAAGCCCTGGTTTGAACAGATCAAGTGGAACAAGCTCGTCATCTTTGGACATTGGGCCAAGATGGGCTTCGTGAACATTCCCGGATTTATCGGTCTCGATTCCGGATGCGTCTACGGCAAGGCACTCACCGCTTGGTGCCCCGAAGAAGACAAGTTCTATAGCGTTCCCGCCCTCCGCGAATACACGCCCGTCAAGGACAAGGCAAAAGAATCCGAAGCTGCCCCCTGCAAAGTGCTCGGCGACAACTCCCCCGATTCCGTGCCACCCAAGACGTTCGACGAAATTAAGGAACGGATTGCAAGTGGCGACATCGCCTGCAAGGAAGAGACTCCCGAAGAATCGAACATCCGCAAGGCAAGCCCCTCCATCAGCGCTGAATGGGCCGGGTATTAA
- the recO gene encoding DNA repair protein RecO: protein MIKTRAIVLHRFPYSDSSFIVKALTEESGIVSFIVKGGKKKESPFRGALDPLALSEVVFRQNPNTDLQFIKEATLLDWRKNLRNDLLSTAKAQVMTEMILRYAPQGVPLQEEFERLEQAIREFDSDSPQDSPNSENAAHSSTSSVPDKSRIFAQWLLDTCDMWGYNLDLTTCSRCGKTLDKPAADFFPETGGFVCQACLGIEHPRARPETLNGLWALQTGDKIEHPEFTENALLTYLRHHIGFLKEIHSIKFLNETRKLFDQ, encoded by the coding sequence GTGATTAAAACTCGCGCTATAGTTCTGCACCGCTTTCCGTACAGCGATTCTAGCTTTATCGTCAAGGCGCTTACGGAAGAAAGCGGGATTGTCTCGTTTATCGTGAAGGGCGGAAAGAAAAAGGAATCTCCGTTCCGTGGGGCCCTTGATCCGCTCGCGTTAAGCGAAGTCGTTTTTCGCCAAAATCCGAATACCGATTTGCAGTTCATCAAGGAAGCAACGCTTTTGGACTGGCGTAAGAACTTGCGCAACGATTTACTCAGCACAGCGAAAGCGCAGGTCATGACCGAAATGATTTTGCGCTACGCCCCGCAAGGCGTCCCCCTGCAAGAAGAATTTGAACGCCTAGAGCAAGCCATCCGCGAATTCGATTCCGATTCACCGCAAGATTCGCCGAATTCAGAAAACGCCGCGCACTCGTCAACATCGAGTGTTCCTGACAAGTCGCGTATTTTTGCACAGTGGCTCCTGGACACTTGCGATATGTGGGGCTACAATCTAGACCTCACCACTTGCAGTCGCTGCGGTAAAACGCTCGACAAACCTGCCGCAGACTTTTTCCCCGAAACAGGCGGATTCGTATGCCAAGCATGCCTCGGCATCGAGCACCCGCGCGCACGACCAGAAACACTCAATGGGCTTTGGGCGTTACAAACTGGCGACAAAATCGAGCATCCCGAATTCACCGAGAACGCACTCCTCACCTACCTGCGCCACCACATCGGATTCTTGAAAGAGATCCATTCTATCAAATTCCTGAACGAAACCAGAAAGCTTTTTGATCAGTAG
- a CDS encoding phosphatase: MENKLQATIDIGSHSCILLIAAFEDAPAAAPAESANLEKVETPAEAPANSETPAESSEAPVAPRKILVPKLQKVEVCRLGEDIYEHGKITPERIQELVNIMTKFRMDLHALGADLKAVAMTEAMRKATNPDEVIEAVEKAVWVKPRVITGEEEGKLTYRSVKEWHGEGNVTIDIGGGSTELSNGETTFSIPVGALKMFKAMGPIPGPEYKKFIKETFKDLSFKGMTKKPVYLIGGTGTALAMVFLNSQTFDYKAIEGLEMTLADLEAVTTRITNLSKELRAMLPGLGNGRHEVIICGLFWLRSLLEKLRVETFKISTAGLRFGLLYPPEKEPEQKPKKRPAFLKKNENSTEKEIPEQVGDDK; this comes from the coding sequence GTGGAAAATAAACTCCAGGCAACCATCGACATCGGGAGTCACAGCTGCATTTTGCTAATCGCAGCGTTCGAAGACGCACCTGCCGCAGCTCCCGCTGAATCTGCGAATCTCGAAAAAGTCGAGACGCCCGCAGAGGCGCCCGCAAATTCCGAGACGCCAGCCGAATCAAGTGAAGCGCCAGTAGCACCGCGCAAGATTCTCGTGCCGAAACTCCAGAAGGTCGAAGTCTGCCGCCTCGGCGAAGACATTTACGAACACGGGAAAATCACGCCCGAACGCATCCAGGAACTCGTCAACATCATGACCAAGTTCCGCATGGACTTGCACGCCCTCGGCGCAGACCTCAAGGCAGTCGCCATGACCGAAGCCATGCGCAAGGCCACAAACCCAGACGAAGTGATCGAAGCTGTCGAAAAAGCAGTATGGGTCAAGCCGCGCGTCATTACCGGCGAAGAAGAAGGCAAGCTCACCTACCGCTCCGTCAAGGAATGGCACGGCGAAGGAAACGTCACGATTGACATCGGTGGCGGATCCACAGAACTCAGCAACGGCGAAACGACTTTCTCGATTCCCGTTGGTGCGCTCAAGATGTTCAAGGCAATGGGCCCGATTCCTGGTCCGGAATACAAGAAGTTTATCAAGGAAACATTCAAGGATTTGTCCTTCAAGGGCATGACGAAAAAGCCAGTCTACCTTATCGGTGGTACAGGCACCGCACTTGCGATGGTCTTCTTGAACAGCCAAACGTTTGACTACAAGGCGATTGAAGGTCTCGAAATGACCCTCGCCGACCTTGAAGCGGTCACCACGCGCATCACGAACCTTTCGAAAGAACTCCGCGCAATGCTCCCGGGACTTGGAAACGGACGCCATGAAGTTATCATTTGCGGTTTGTTCTGGTTGCGTTCGCTCCTCGAAAAGCTCCGTGTAGAAACGTTCAAAATCAGTACGGCAGGGCTCCGCTTCGGACTCCTCTACCCGCCTGAAAAAGAACCAGAACAAAAGCCGAAGAAGCGCCCGGCATTCCTAAAGAAAAATGAAAATTCCACAGAGAAGGAGATTCCCGAACAGGTCGGGGATGACAAATAA
- the nadA gene encoding quinolinate synthase NadA: MTAEELYNRLKSVKPGAALCTYTMEKVEKMLPLINEINELKKEQDTVILAHSYCAPEILLGVADFTGDSFKLSKDATTVQQKTILFSAVRFMGETAKILNPQKDVIIPGPLTGCSLADSITGKDVEELRKQNPDYTFVCYINTTADVKAACDVCVTSGNVMHIVETIPSDKIFFVPDALMGQNIIDEMKRRGVKKDIKLYNGCCYVHENYDPDLIQFFRSQNPNLKVISHPECNPSVAMLSDYVGSTGQMVSYINQQPKDSCILLLTECGLNARMHYEHPDMNFIGSCCMCKYMKSNSLENILEALRHPEKAEHISLDEGVRVKAKKCIDAMFKYAE, translated from the coding sequence ATGACAGCAGAAGAACTTTACAATCGTCTCAAGTCCGTCAAGCCGGGCGCAGCCCTTTGCACCTACACCATGGAAAAGGTGGAAAAGATGCTCCCGCTCATCAACGAAATCAACGAGCTCAAGAAAGAACAGGACACCGTTATCCTCGCCCACAGCTATTGCGCTCCTGAAATTCTTTTGGGCGTTGCCGACTTCACGGGCGATAGCTTTAAGCTCAGCAAGGACGCTACTACCGTCCAGCAAAAGACCATTCTCTTCTCTGCCGTGCGTTTCATGGGCGAAACCGCCAAGATTTTGAACCCGCAGAAGGATGTGATTATCCCGGGCCCGCTCACGGGTTGCAGCCTCGCCGATTCCATTACCGGCAAGGACGTCGAAGAACTCCGCAAGCAGAATCCGGACTACACGTTTGTCTGCTACATCAACACGACTGCCGATGTAAAGGCCGCCTGCGACGTCTGCGTGACTAGCGGTAACGTGATGCACATCGTCGAAACGATTCCGTCCGACAAGATTTTCTTTGTTCCGGACGCCCTCATGGGCCAAAACATCATCGATGAGATGAAGCGTCGCGGTGTCAAGAAGGATATCAAGCTCTATAACGGCTGCTGCTACGTTCATGAAAACTACGACCCGGATTTGATCCAGTTCTTCCGTAGCCAAAACCCGAATCTCAAGGTGATTAGCCATCCGGAATGCAACCCGTCTGTCGCCATGCTCAGTGACTACGTCGGAAGCACAGGCCAGATGGTGAGCTACATCAACCAGCAGCCCAAAGACAGCTGCATTTTGCTCCTCACGGAATGCGGCCTCAATGCCCGTATGCACTACGAACACCCCGATATGAACTTTATCGGTAGCTGCTGCATGTGCAAATACATGAAGTCGAACTCGCTCGAAAACATCCTGGAAGCACTCCGCCACCCCGAAAAGGCAGAACACATCTCACTCGACGAAGGTGTACGCGTCAAGGCCAAGAAGTGCATCGACGCCATGTTCAAATACGCCGAATAG
- a CDS encoding lysophospholipid acyltransferase family protein yields MAFFGKIAAAVFAWGAYAVLRLAGWKRKTVLANAKHVAGAVPSRGISSEALNYAALLKNLTRHASELLFCFGTFKKLPRDFSAYPCCVDGWTFDIAEGSMPMLEKMRSGGIFLTAHYGNYEAMGPWLCRLGIPLVASYIPVKPKWLNNILERKIRAVDGRSYSVDARTPRDFIRILNEGNLFCLLSDQDSRIPSALSGTLLGQPVNMNPLPDFLLKHRPQTPVFICWMEELGASPKGTSTKGASSKKVRVLHAIEVEGPQVASPAPSPSQSSVVNTQFNKWLEERIRENPNLWYSFTHRRFYSQSPEIYGE; encoded by the coding sequence ATGGCTTTCTTTGGTAAAATAGCGGCGGCGGTTTTTGCGTGGGGTGCTTATGCGGTGCTTCGGCTTGCTGGCTGGAAGCGTAAAACTGTTTTGGCGAATGCAAAACACGTGGCGGGCGCAGTTCCGTCGCGCGGAATTTCGTCGGAAGCCTTAAATTACGCAGCCCTCTTGAAGAATTTGACGCGTCATGCGAGTGAACTTTTGTTCTGCTTTGGCACTTTCAAAAAGTTGCCGCGTGATTTTTCTGCTTACCCGTGTTGCGTTGATGGCTGGACTTTTGACATTGCAGAAGGTTCTATGCCAATGCTCGAAAAAATGCGGAGCGGTGGAATCTTTTTGACGGCGCATTACGGCAATTATGAAGCGATGGGGCCGTGGCTTTGCCGGCTTGGAATTCCGCTTGTCGCAAGTTATATACCCGTGAAGCCCAAGTGGCTTAATAACATTCTTGAACGCAAAATCCGTGCGGTCGATGGCCGGAGTTATTCAGTAGATGCCCGGACGCCTCGCGACTTTATACGCATCTTGAACGAAGGCAATCTTTTCTGTTTGCTCTCCGACCAGGATTCCCGTATCCCGAGCGCACTTTCGGGAACGCTCCTGGGGCAACCGGTGAACATGAATCCGCTGCCGGACTTTTTGCTCAAGCATCGTCCGCAAACACCCGTGTTTATCTGCTGGATGGAAGAGCTCGGCGCATCTCCGAAAGGAACTTCTACGAAAGGCGCTTCTTCGAAAAAAGTTCGCGTGCTCCACGCCATCGAGGTGGAAGGCCCGCAGGTCGCATCCCCCGCGCCGTCTCCTTCGCAATCGAGCGTCGTCAACACGCAATTCAACAAGTGGCTCGAAGAGCGCATCCGCGAAAATCCGAATCTCTGGTATAGCTTCACGCACCGTCGATTCTACAGCCAGTCGCCAGAAATTTACGGCGAATAG